TCGTCTCCCACACGTCGACCTCGCAGCCGCGGTCGAGCAGCACCCGGGCGTAGTCGTCGGGGTCGTGGCTGGCCGGCACCCGCACCCCGCGCACGTGCTCCGCGTACGGCGATCGCGCGGCGAGGTCGGCGCGCATGGTGTGGCTGGGCTCGTCGAAGTTGCCCGGCACCTGGAACGCGAGCCACCCCCCGGGCTGCACGCGGTCGAGCAGGCCCGGAAGGAGCTCGAGGTGGTCGGGGATCCACTGGAGCGTGGCGTTGGAGACGAGCACGTCGATCGGCTCGCGCAGGGCCAGCGGGTCGGGCTGGGCCCAGTCGCGGAGGTCGCCGACCTCCCACTCGATGCCGTCGAGGGCGCGGGCGGCGGCGATCATCTCGGGGCTGCTGTCGACGCCGATGACGCGGGCGCCGGTCCACCGGTCGGCCAGCAGGGCGGTGAGGTTGCCCGGCCCGCAGCCGAGGTCGACCACGACATGGGGGTTCTCCGCGGGCACCCG
The sequence above is drawn from the Nocardioides sp. zg-1228 genome and encodes:
- a CDS encoding trans-aconitate 2-methyltransferase translates to MSHSWDPDRYLAYADERGRPFVDLLARVPAENPHVVVDLGCGPGNLTALLADRWTGARVIGVDSSPEMIAAARALDGIEWEVGDLRDWAQPDPLALREPIDVLVSNATLQWIPDHLELLPGLLDRVQPGGWLAFQVPGNFDEPSHTMRADLAARSPYAEHVRGVRVPASHDPDDYARVLLDRGCEVDVWETTYVHVLTGPDPVFDWVSGTGARPTLLALPDDLRSHFEDEFKALLRAAYPADDSGRVILPFRRIFVVARKAPGVLV